The genomic interval atttatttcaacaaccatttacatttattatatCAACTGTTTAACCCTTTCTCCTGCCATAATATTTTATCCATTTATCCATTTGTTATCACAAAGAAGTTTAACTGTTCAGCCTGACTTTATCTATTTAAACCATAGcctactgtatattgtataacaGTCTATGATTAAAACCATCCATCTTACCCATAACTTTTAGCAAAGATTTTCAACTGTTTATCCGTTACTTTAATCATTAACTGGCTAAATTGAGCATTTTTCAACCGTGATCAGTACACATCTTTACTTCACCATTTATCCAATAACTAAATATGAAATCTTTCTCTTGTTCAGTTTTAGTCACCTAACTTTTTTGTTGGATCtactatgtaaaaaaaagtatatgtTTACTATTGACATCATTCAATGAATATAATTTAGATGTTTTGCCTATTATTTTTTCATGGACTCATAATCCCAAACCCAAAGTAGTTATGCAAAGTTACATTTGAATAAATGCAGTTGAGCAGTTGAGTTACTTTCTTTACACGTGCACCTTCAGATCTGTCTGACTTACATGTTGTGAATCACTGTTAAACACATTGTCTATACAGTCATCAATGTTGTGATACACCAGCAGCCACTGACTTCTTATCATTTTGTCTCACTTGTTTAGATTGTGTCTTGGGCCCGACTGGGGATGAAGAACTTcaggaaaaaaacccaaaggGAATGACCTCCAGCTTTCCTCCAGGGCACCCGTTTGCCCACAATGCCTTTCATGTGTGGGACCAGGACGACGTGGTCATCCCTCTGCCCCAGGAAGAAAGTCCTCAGTTAAGCCCAATGCTACTAGCTGCAATCCCCTACATCCCCTCATTCTTCCCTCACACACAAAGCCCAACAAGTCACGGCCCAACAAGTCACGGCTCAATGACATTCACTGTCAGCCCTGGGACAGCCAGGGACACCAACGCACCCAAGGAAAtctgacctcttttttttttttttttacaaggaccAAGACCATAAACTGCTTGCAAAGTGTTTGATCCTCAGATCAGTTCTGACACATGTGACTTTGATGTGGCAGTTAGGAGAACATTATCAAATACAATGTGTAGAAACCGAAACGCCATCTCAtgccccccacctccccccccccccttatgcCAACAGCTGTACCTTCACAATGGGAAACCTTTAATGACTTTCACTGTGTCTTTTGCCCCAACAGTTTTAATAGTTTCTTAAAAGTATCTTACTCAACTGAAGCCTGTGGCCTCTTTCACAcatcatacatacatacaagtcaaagtaaacattgtaaaaagtTAGAATCAAAGGACAAAATGAATTATTGGAGAAGAAATTGTCTTTGTGTGCCTGAGCTTCAGGGAGAAGCTTTGAGATAAGTTAGCTTGAATTTAACAAATATTACACGTTGGGTTTATTTACGTTTTTCTCATCACAGTAGTATAAAACGACAGTAAAACTACATTATATTTAGTGTGGGTGACTTATGCAACATGACATATAATTGTGATTGTGTACTAAAAATCCACTTAAAGATAAGCCTGAGCGACAAATACTCACAGGTTTCACAGCTTCCTGGGTAAAATGTGCATCTTATTTGTGACACATACAGACGGTTAACACTCTTAATGTACTTTGTATCCTTCGAAAAAGCCTCAAAAGTTGAAACCTTACTAGAGTTTGCCGCTTCCTCACAACAACAAAGCTGCTTCCAACCTGTAAAGCCAACCAGCTGGCGGTCTCTGCGCACTCCagtaaaatgttatttcaagacACCGAGGGATTAGCTTAAGAGGAGGATTTAACAGAGTTCCAGCAATTCAACTTGTACACAACTCGACTTTATCCTGCAACCTTTCTCCCATGTGTCACGCGTCCTCGTGGTTTTTCTTCTCTGGTTCGCTGAGCCTATCAGTGAAGCTTATAGCACAAAAGTATTAACTATGTTGCATGCTGGGAGTGAGCTAACTACTGATACCAGctcacagcagctccagctcttagacGTCTTCTTACACTTATTAAGGTGTGAAAACGGTTTGAAtcacatcttctttttttgcagctaCGTCCTGGCTGATGTTATCAATTTAGATTACTATCTCTTGTCTAACCAATGTCCTCCAGACTGTGCTTGCAATGAGGGCTTAGTGAGTTAATTGGAGCACTGACCTGTCTTTGAACTTGAGTCTGGCATAGCaagataaacaaaatataacagTCTGCTTTTATTGGATAAAAGATAAACACAGGATTGAAGGGTTAAGATAGGCAGAAATAAGTTGACCAAAGAACAGTTCACACATTCTTAGACATGTCTAGAAAGCAACATCTTCACGtggaaaatgacattttttttttttttttttaaagctcagaCTGAATACTTGCTGATATGTTCCTTCCATAGACAAATCCAGCGTCCAACAACACACTGTGGGCAGGTACACATTCAATTGACATATGTGAGGGTAGAGGCTACAGTGTAATTCTGCATGCTTGAATTTACAAACAGCCATACTTCTGCATCATGACCAAATATTGGACTTATTTTTCCATCACCAACAACACACTCCTCTCATATCTTCAAATGGGGTTTTCTTGATCAGCTGTTAAGCAGATAAAACCTTCAGAAGTTCCATTATACATTATGAATCAAAGAAAGTATGAGACCGTCCTTTTTACTTGTGGTTGTCCTGAACATTCtgttctgcatttttttgtccTAAGTGTGCCTGAAGACTCAAAGATACAAAACTTAAAATCCTTTATAACTATTCAGCCTTCGGTACTGCCATAACTTGTGGTTATACTGTATCATTTTTCAATGAAAGCATTTTGACTTGAGTGGAAAATGCTCCCATTAAAGATGTTTTGGTTCCACTAACTGTCCAGCATGTTAGCTCactcaataaaaacaagctttagATGGAGCTTCAGTCTTAAACGTACaacatgtcatgtttgtgaaaaataaacacatcataCTGTATTGGTATTtggaaaaagtgttttattttacccTCAAAAGTAGTTATTTCTGTACAATGGGGTGATTTGCTTTAATAACTGGGGCATTAggatgtaaaaacaacaagtaGCCTTTCCTTTAAGTCAGGGCTTGCACTGATGTTTTGCAAGGTTACACAGTAAGTTAACACTGCCCTAAGTGAGGCTAAATGTGGTCTGTTTTGAGAAAAGTCAACACGCTTTCAGCTACATTTGCTTTTAGTCCAACTGGAATATCTTAAGGTTGGAGGTCTCTCTTAAGTGAGATGCACAGATGAGGAGTCAGAGTAAAGGCAAGGTGGGCCCGTCCAAAATGATCATAAAAATAGTGATAGAGGTTGGGTGAGGCTCAGGACTCCAGTCGACATATGGGGCTGTCGTAGACCATCTGTAGGTTCACCTTGTGTCCGACCAGCTCTCTGATGTTGTTGATGCCGTATTTAATCATCGTGGGCCTGCAGGGAGAAAAGACGGCCAAGTGAGCAACAGTTGTAGCCAAAGTGTTTGGAATGAGTCTAATTACAGGTCTGACAGGTCACAGGAAAAACAACTCAGGGTTGGCTTGAAGAGGGAGGATTACTCTGGGGGGGATTACAGAGTCCAGCTCTTTAGCTCCATACATATCAGCCATGATGGTTGTCACTGGTATAAACTCAAATACAGCtcagtttaaacacaaaatattctCTACAACTAGCTGTTGGGTTGTGTTAGGCAGTATGTTGGCAAAACACTTTCTACAATGACATATTGCTAATCATAGCTTTAATATCTGTAATAGATgggattaaaaatacatttaaatcattcTTAAATGTGAGTAATCCTCATCCTACAATAATTATCTAAAATGTAGGTCAAAAGTGAGCTCAGACGACTGATGACGTCTATGCACAgactgaatcacacacatgctcccATACTTCAAATGCcaacagtgatttaaaataaaatgtaggtcAGTTATGGTCTTTGAAAAGAACCGCCACTGAAACAGTGTGTGTACTCTGTATGTAACAAATTCATATTGCGTTTCACGCGTTCACCTTTCCAGAGACAGTCCCCAGGCAATTACCGACACGTCCTCAGGAAGACCCATGGGCAGCAGCATCTCTGGTCTGAAGATCCCCGAGTTTCCCAGTTCCACCCACTTTTTTAGTCCTGAATGAAAAGACATAAATGATGCACAGGTGatggaacaaacaaaacatgacacacCTGTGTTCTAAAAGTTAGAGAGAAGTAATTACAGAAGCAGTGAAGCTGACATGTTTTGGGACTTGCTAGTAAATTGTTTTAATGCTTCAGCAGGTAAGAGACACCCCCCCCCATATAACATCAATAAAACCTACAAAGTAACTGTTTGTTTTGGCGCATAGCTTGCAGTGTCCATCTCCTattaaaacagatgaaaacCAAAGTAATTACCGGTATATCATAcaattatacttttttttaactagacTAAAAAACTAAGATGTTAGCTGCTATGATCTACTAAAACATTAGCTCATGTTGTGTAATAACAAAGGAGCTTGGGAGGCTGTAAGGtccttaaaaacagattttgtatCTTTCTCTTCCACTTGATACAGGTGTCAATAAATCAGATTTACCACCAATTGCACCAAttgtttttcctaaaaaaaaaattccacagATGTACAGAAAATGAGAGGTAATGTTATTTATTGAATCATCACATGGTGCATTGGCAACCAGTTAATGTTGTTTATGAATAGCACCAGTTTATCTTTACGAGTCGTACCTTCATGGTAGCTGAACACTTCCATGCTGGGTTCTGTGTACGGGTTGTAGGCAGGCTTGAAACGAAGTTTGGTAATTccttggattaaaaaaaaaggaagaaagattAAATACCTTGAAAAACACACCTGAAGGCAACATCATCTCCAAAATCAGCTAAATCTCTCAATGGGCACTAAACACTGCAGACAATACGATCACTGTGTGAGtttctctctaaaaaaaaaagaagtacatCCCATAGTTCACAGGTGAATGGTAGCTACCTGTTTCAAATCATTGTAGTGTTTTGGACTGTTAACTGTCTGGCACACTTTACTAAGTTCTAAACACTTTCTAGTTATAATTCACCAAATCACACTGACATTGTATGGAGGCTTCCTTACCTAGTTTGGTGAAGAACTGATGCAGGATCCCCATCAGGTCCCCCAGGGTGAGCCCATAGTCGGCCACTACGCCCTCAATCTGGTGGAACTCTGCTAGATGGGTGGCATCCAACGTCTCGTTCCTGAACACCCGGTCGATGGAGAAATATTTGACGGGGGTGAACTTCTCCTGGTGGGCCATGTATTCATCACAGTTCATTTTCAACACTTGTAAAAGGACATGTGCTTAACAGTCAATTGCACTCCTGCGTTTCCTCGTGCAGTAATGAGaacttgtgtgtttgtacacgtgtgtgtctcacctgttgCGCAAGTTTGTACAACATGCGTGCACTGACTGCTGTGGTGTGAGTGCGGAGGATGTTCTTCTGAGCCTCCTCTATCTTCCAGTCGTATTTGTACCTGAAAGTAAGCAGCAGGGTATTAACAACCATTACAGCCTGATTCACGGTTCACATCTTTATGTGATGATGACTCACCCTTGTGAGCCGTAGCCTCCCTCTGAGTGGACCTTCTTGACTCTCTCCAGGTAGTCCTGCGGGAAATCATGGGCGAGTGCTgggtctgtaaaaaaaaaaaagttcagtaaacatattatttaaaaacaactcaATTGCAGCTTAAGATGACAGGACTCGAAGAGAAATGTTGAACCTCACCAGACAGGAAGAAGGTGTCATGCTGGTCTCTTGCTGGATGCTGCTGGGGCTGGAACAGGGAGTCAAAGTTCCAGAAAGAGCTCTCAATGAAGTTGTTGGTCGGCATCTCTGTGAAGCTACACAAAGCAGCGGGTTTGTACCGTGTGTTACTTTGTTGTGTAATGTGGCTGAGGAAGAAAAGGCCTTTTTACTGTAATATCAACAGAAACTTACCCCATCTCCAGGAAGATCTGCCTAAACTGTGTTCGCACCTTCATCAGCGGGTGCAGATGTCCACAGTCGGGGGCC from Labrus mixtus chromosome 20, fLabMix1.1, whole genome shotgun sequence carries:
- the farsa gene encoding phenylalanine--tRNA ligase alpha subunit; its protein translation is MADTGVVETLLRRIEKVDDGVDSLEAASSLGVDHQVIVGAVKSLQALGDVISAELRSSKHWELTDEGKEIAEQGSHEARVFSSIPLEGLSQSELMKLSFGKIGFSKAMSSKWIRVDKAHEGGPRIFRTVESIEDQVREKLLLVQKSSGSQLEEKDKNELKKRKLLSEVTVKSYWMSKGDSFSTTITKQETELTPEMIANGSWKEKKFKPYNFEALGVAPDCGHLHPLMKVRTQFRQIFLEMGFTEMPTNNFIESSFWNFDSLFQPQQHPARDQHDTFFLSDPALAHDFPQDYLERVKKVHSEGGYGSQGYKYDWKIEEAQKNILRTHTTAVSARMLYKLAQQEKFTPVKYFSIDRVFRNETLDATHLAEFHQIEGVVADYGLTLGDLMGILHQFFTKLGITKLRFKPAYNPYTEPSMEVFSYHEGLKKWVELGNSGIFRPEMLLPMGLPEDVSVIAWGLSLERPTMIKYGINNIRELVGHKVNLQMVYDSPICRLES